In one window of Pieris brassicae chromosome 10, ilPieBrab1.1, whole genome shotgun sequence DNA:
- the LOC123715167 gene encoding splicing factor 3A subunit 2 has protein sequence MDFQNRPGGKTGGGGVASWSESNRDRRERLRQLALETIDLNKDPYFMKNHLGSYECKLCLTLHNNEGSYLAHTQGKKHQANLARRAAKEAKEAPQQLAPEKPRIEPKKFVKIGRPGYRVTKQKDPENGQQSLLFQVDYPEISEGVQPRHRFMSAYEQKIEPPDRRWQYLLFAAEPYETIAFKVPSREVEKHDSKFWTHWNKDTKQFFLQFAFKLEPLRLPPPPSKMWENHGIRLPPPPGAPMMGVPPPPPLMPVPPPPPSM, from the exons ATGGATTTTCAAAATCGGCCTGGAGGAAAAACAGGAGGCGGTGGCGTAGCATCATGGTCCGAAAGCAACAGAGACCGCCGCGAGCGGCTTCGACAGCTTGCGTTGGAAACCATCGACTTAAATAAGGATccttattttatgaaaaatcatttag GTTCCTATGAGTGTAAACTTTGCCTAACTCTTCATAATAATGAGGGAAGCTACTTGGCTCATACACAAGGAAAGAAACATCAGGCAAATTTAGCTCGAAGAGCTGCAAAAGAAGCCAAAGAAGCTCCGCAACAATTAGCCCCAGAGAAACCGAGGATTgaacctaaaaagtttgtaaaaaTTGGACGTCCTGGTTATAGAGTAACTAAGCAAAAGGATCCTGAAAATGGACAGCAAAGTTTACTTTTTCAAGTTGACTATCCAG aaatatctgAAGGTGTGCAGCCAAGGCATAGATTTATGTCAGCCTATGAACAAAAAATAGAACCTCCAGACCGCAGGTGgcagtatttattatttgcggCAGAGCCTTATGAAACAATAGCATTCAAGGTGCCTAGTCGAGAAGTTGAGAAGCATGATTCTAAGTTTTGGACTCATTGGAATAAGGATACAAAGCAGTTTTTCTTGCAATTTGCGTTTAAATTGGAGCCATTGAGATTGCCTCCACCTCCTTCCAAGATGTGGGAAAATCATGGGATTCGTTTACCGCCCCCACCTGGTGCACCAATGATGGGAGTTCCACCACCCCCACCCTTAATGCCAGTACCACCTCCCCCTCCATCTATGTAA
- the LOC123715115 gene encoding 40S ribosomal protein S10, which translates to MLMPKQNRVSIYEYLFKEGVMVAKKDYHAPKHPDLEKIPNLQVIKAMQSLKSRGYVKEQFAWRHFYWYLTNEGIEYLRIFLHLPPEIVPATLKRSVRTETVRRGAVGRPDAPAKSAEDRSAYRRAPTTPGAPHDKKADVGPGTADLEFRGGYGRGRPTP; encoded by the exons ATGTTGATGCCAAAACAAAACCGTGTCTCTATTTACGAGTACCTCTTTAAAGAGGGTGTTATGGTGGCCAAAAAAGACTACCATGCCCCCAAACACCCGGATCTAGAAAAGATTCCAAACCTCCAAGTTATCAAAGCTATGCAATCCTTGAAATCAAGAGGTTATGTTAAGGAACAGTTTGCATGGAGACATTTTTACTG GTACTTAACCAATGAAGGTATTGAGTACCTTAGGATTTTCCTTCATCTGCCACCTGAAATTGTGCCCGCTACCCTGAAGAGATCAGTAAGAACTGAGACAGTCAGACGTGGCGCTGTGGGCCGTCCTGATGCTCCTGCCAAATCTGCAGAGGACAGATCAGCATACCGTCGTGCACCAACCACACCTGGTGCACCTCATGATAAGAAAGCTGATGTTGGACCTGGCACAGCAGATCTTGAATTT AGAGGAGGATATGGACGCGGTAGGCCTACACcctaa